The nucleotide sequence GAGAGGCGCCATCTCTGCGAGCGATAGCGACCTGGTCTGAAAGGCGCGGATGTGCTTTCTTTAGCAGGTTCATCTCGATATGCCAAATACAGCTAATAGTCTTAGTATGAGGGAAGACTGTTTTGATAGCTTTGACCAGTGCGCGCTCTTTGTCTGCCAATATTGTACATGGATATGCTAGATTAAGAGAGTCGTAAACTTCTGCAAGACAGCGAAGAATAACTTCATAGTTATCCTCTTTCTCATCCTGAAAAAAGGCGAATGCGATATAGCAGGTCTGTCCAGTAGATGCTGAACCCACAATATCAAGTAGCGGAAGCCCGTATCGGTTAGTTTTGTATGTGCAGTCCATCGAAATCACCCATGGATGACGCCTTATCATCTCTAAACCAGTTCGATGCATACAGAACAGAGCAGTTAGGTGGCCATCATTGTCAAGCTCACGTCTGAATATCCAGTCATTATCCTTTGGAAGCTCATCAAAAGCGCTTGAATAGGTGTTCGACCGGCTAGAAACTCTGTACTGAGCTTCTTTCGGCGGTTATAGATATCGATTATAGATAGAGCACAGCCTGAATCCTCCTCCCGAAGCCCAGTTAGGATCTGACGCGTAGTGTAACCCTGCCGAATATTATGATCAATGATTGATGCCTTTGCAAGAAGCTCCTGGGTTCGGTGGATATGCTGGGTCGATGAAGGAGCAGGACCATGGTTATGGAGCGTCTTCTCGTATGTGATCTCCCACTTATTTGTTTGCCGTAGTCGgacagaaatatcaaaaggACAGCCAATCGCAAGAGTCGTAGTCTTCCGAGCGCGATTATCCTCATCCTGCCGCAGTTGGTATAGCCTCCCGCGAGTGCAGCACAACCGAACGATCTTCTTATACCGTTTTTGGAGTAGGACCTAAAGGTTGATACAAAGTAACCCCCATCTCGCGTGAACCAGTGGATCATAGCCATCGCGAGCGCGAGACTATCGTACTGCTCCTCGTTAGGCGGAGGTCGCATTATAGGCATAGTAGGAAGCGTCTCAGAGAAAGACCGGTTGGCCGAAGCTGAAGACAATGCTTTATTTAGTATTAAACATCTCTCTAAAGAAAAAACTTACCTGATTCGCCATCATAATCAACATCAGGTGTACAAAGAGAAGGCTAATAGGCAAAGACGCCATAATAAGCCAAGGGGGAGCTCGGTTGGAGAGTAGGATAGATATAGAGTGAGATAGGGCAGATAGAAAAATAATAAGCGGTGAGAAAAGCGGTGGGTGATTTATCGATCTAGGCCTATTTAGGGAAATATGCCTGAATTCAGGTTAGGGGTGGTGGGAGCAGTAAAGGGGGGTGGTGGTAGTATCAATTCTCTATATCTATGGATCGAAATTCACGAATTCGGTTGTTATTCATTTATTCTACCACACTTCTTCCAGCCTTGAAGATACCTCGTCACTTTCCTGACTAGCGTTAGAGCGTTGTGACAAAAGGTACGATTGTAAAATGCCCGCTTTCCACTTGACTAGAGTCCAAACGATAGTCAATTTCAGAATTTTGTCCAAAGCGTGAGGTTATCGTAACTATCATTATTGATATTCAACAGGGCTCAGATATTTCCATCCACTCCGCAGTTCGACGTTCATAAATTCGCCGTCATACGTCCATTCTCACCCGCCCTAATCATCTCACTCAGCTTATATGCCATAGCTCCAATGGGAGCAGTCGGATGCCCACTGATCTGCTCGGGGAACACGCTCGCATCGAGCACCCGCAACCTTCCAACCCCATGCACGCGACACTGCGTATCGACGACGCTGGTCGCAGGCGACGTTCCCATGCGCGCTGTCCCCACAGGATGATATAGTGTGAATGCTTTCTCCTTCAACCATTTGGTTAGATCCTCGTCTGAGATCTGCTCGATATCGCTGCTTGAATACGGCCACCAGTATGACCAGGGGTTATCGTCAGACGACACCGGCTCGAGGTACTTGGCCAGCGCGGGGCTGCGCATAATCCGTAGGCAGACCCTGAGACCGGAAAGTAGCACCTTGAGGTCGTTGTTTTCCTCATCGGAGAGGTAATTGGGGTCGATGCGTGCTGTGATAGTCGTTTAGTGCCTGACTGGGGTTAAGCGTGCTATTTTTGGGGGGGGGAGGGACTTACGCGGATCAAAGGCGTCCTTGCTTTGCAGAGTTATCGTCCCCTTGCTCTGTGGACGAAGGCAACAGCATCCAAGTGTAAAGACGTTGACTCCCGGCGGTGCGGGCTCCTCGCCATGGTGGATGAACGCCATGGGCGCACCAACTATCTCGATATCAGGCCCGATTGATCCCGACGTGTTGTCCTTGGGCGTGTTCCTGCCCGGAAACTGATGCTCGTTGGACCGGATGAAGGCTGCTGCTTCGCCCGCGTTGTGCGTCAAGGGTCCGCTGCCCAGGACCAGCCACCGCACGAGGGCTGGGAGAGCGTGCAACAGGTTGCCTAGGTAGTCCAGTGTTGTGCCCGGTTTGGCTTTGCATGAGATGGGGGTTGGAACCAGATGGTCTTTGAGGTTCTTTCCGACGGACTCATTGACCTTCACAATGGGGATGCCGTGTTTGTTGAGCTCCTCTTCTGGCCCGATACCGCTTAGCAGCAGGATTTGTGGCGTGTTGGTTGCGCCCCCACAGAGAATCACTTCTCTGTGCGCGTGCACTTCGAAAAGCTCACCTCCGCGTTTGGTTTGGAGTTCTACGCCGATGATGCTGGGTACAGGGCCGCTGAGTCGATCAACAAGCAGACGAGTGACCTGTGCGCTGCATGCGATCGTCAGGTTGGGTCGTTTGCGCACCTCGGGCGTCAAGTATGCCGTGGCGAAGGAGGACCGCCGGCCCTTGCCATCGATGAATGTCTGCAATCGCGTCGCTCCCAATGTACCCTCGGGCGTGTTGATATCGGCCGTCAAGGGAATCCCTACGTCCTTGCATGCGGGCAGAAAGCCCTTATCCCCAATCTCCGACAGCCACGAGTACCCCGTCTCCCAGTGGCCCTTGTCACCACGATGCTTGGCATCGATAGCCGGCCGCGCTGCGTTGGGAGTGAACCGCTCCATGGCGCGGAAGTAAGGCTGCAGGTCGTCGTAACCCCAGCCTTCGCAGCCGTGGCGGACAACCCACTCGACGAAATCGGATTTGGATGCGTGGTGGTAGATCATGGCGTTCATGGAGGTGGACCCGCCCAGCATCCGTCCCCGAGGCCAGTAAAATCTCCGTGATGCGACCCCTGGCTGCTCGGTCGTGTAATAGTCCCAGTCATGCTCCGTGTGGAAGAGTTTCGAGAACATGAGTGGGACTTTGCTCTCGAGGATATTGGTGTTATCGCCCCCTGCttcgaggacgaggacggaGATTTTGGGGTCCTCGGACAGTTTGCTGGCCAGGACGCagcctgctgctcctgcaCCCACAATTACTTTTTATTTGGGTAAAGCTCGTCAGTGGTCTAGAATTATTCAATTGAGTATGGAGTGAAGCTCACCATAATCATATCCTTTTAACGACCGCTGCGCAGCCGCATAGGTAGCGGGAGGGCCCGTCTTCAACTGGGGCGTCacattattatttaatcaagtttattgtccataccgagccctagagctatgacagaccatgattcatggactgGAGGctagcagctattctacagtctcttgtccctatgagtTCCTAAGGCGGTGCCCTCTTCTTATaagctttccaatccttttcctcgccccagaccgcctgtatgcgcagggctttcgagcggagtgctctccttgtgtttcggagcaggatgggtgtcgcctaggctgactctcagcttaggctaccctgcctgctacccttctcctgttctaattGCCTcctccagtgcttccagtccccattcatcGTGTCTTCGGGCCCTCTCCGTCGTTCTctgtaggtgtgctcgggGGAGAGCTacactggtgctggctaggaatttTAGCAGCGCCCTGGTAGCTCTGGGCTcccctaaaagtcgtccttgtgggtgCTCCTCTGCGGCGGTGGGTCTCATAACCCCGTTTGTCTCCAAATCCTTGTAGAGCTTGCtccgttggtgtcgccattgccggcattcaaagagaagatggtgtattgtctcccttgatataccgcatccctcacaggttgcatcctcccggacctggatctgatgtaggtatgttcctatggctgcatgtcctgacttcagttgaaaataacggcttgctaggtgtttgggagctattgcagctgccgggtcgagccgccagttcctctgtggcctgtatgttcgttgaccttgttgggatcgctgtccaagttctttgttgagccatctctgcctttgtgctataatggcttctgtttgggctctacaggtgaaggccagggatatttctcttgggcctcttcctggtggcttactggctgcctgttttgctgcctggtcagctctctcattcccttctattcctgcatgtcccggcacccattggatagtggtttggcaacctcgggcatgtagtctcttggctatagcatgtgcttggatcactaatgcttggcctggacctggctgggtgtgtcgcatccttgcaatggcagcttgggagtccaacaggatagtgactggtctttgatcccccactttctctgctaactggagtgctcgcacaacgcccagaagctctgcatcaaagacctcatatcccttgcctaatgggaacccccgggtcttccatgttcctcccggctctcgccaagcaatccctgccccacttttgccattctctaatcttgatccatctgaccagattgctagctctggagggagagattgcgctgctactagggcctctggacctggtagcatctctatttggcctgggaactggctactggttgtctgtgttgtgctctcaaagcccccagatgggtccactggtagaatattggctagttgtcgagcaaggtgttgtcccagggaccatcggcctcggttgtttctctcagcccattgtcggttccctggggtctgttccccaggttgggtgtgctgatccccttcccggaagctcactgggaggatctccttagctgggtgtttctccggtaagctgagcagccgggtagtgtatttcaattgtcgggcctccagtagggcctctgctggtgccaggcccgcttcgtgaaccagtggccctacaggagtggatttcaacatgccggtgattgcacgggcctgtcgattgatcatgagctgtatacccactagccgatccttctggccctgccaccagagctctgctccgtacagggctactgattgcactgctgctacttgaacctgacgagctagccctggggcaagtccatgactctggcataggcgttgtactctgttttctgcagcccgtgccttgcgcatacaggtctgatagtgggctttgagattcagcccagaatcaagccagacaccaagccatcgcgttgcctctaagttgaagggcacacagtggccatctacctccactcgtgctcgttgaatctgatctttcagttcccggccccgtttgcgagtaagtaggactgcttctgttttccctgcatcaaactggaccacattaccatgcccccactcaatggccaccttggcagcttcttgcagcttcttgcagacctctctaaccgaatatcctggagcgagcaggcctatgtcgtctgcaaatgagagacactggataccattcactctcctctcaattgcatcaaatacaccgctgaggtagataatgaagagaattggtgacactggcgagccctgtggcacccctgagttAACTGGatgtgctgggcactgtgtgttgtcaatctgtagctgtacccatctgtcggtcaagaaggactgtacccatcggatcagatccccatctaggttgaattcaatcagtcgggctatcagtcggcttgggttcacatggtcgaatgctcccttcacgtcaaggaatagtgctcccataagttgttggagtttccaggcttcatgggtgttctgtattagacatgccactgcgtcaattgcactccgttgcttgcgacttcccatctgtcctgggtgtagtactcccatagtctcacagtggtgggcaatagcatctgccgctatcttttcaaccaccttccctaggcagtttagtaagctaatcacccggtaagccttcacagctgtgtagtctggtttattaggtttccttaacagaatacccttcgctaccttccatactggtggatgtagacccaaccggaaacattgtcgggccagagcaacaattctagggctgtcccattcccacaagagccggagggctcgaaaattcaaatgatcgattcctggagccttctgtactgcctggtgaaacagagcatgtctcactatttcttcatccacctgactatgccaggacccttgggagatcttaacttcctggctatctcctggtacctgggggaaggctgtttcccgaattagggcctctttttcctcaagggagctggctagctgcccctggggtccatgcagggttggcgtagttgtagctgttctgggctttgtgtatttcagggcttgccagcatctcactgtgtccacagagccagggtgggtagttgtcccttccaggaaggtttcccagcaggtgcgtttcgctcgtcggatggctcgatagtagttatttcggacctctctcaattctgttgtagagatctcttgaccctgccatgcccgtcttgcctgactgtaggtcctacgggcctctttaatctccgttccccaccagcgttttgatagtggagtcacccgtagttgttttgcatgtcgatttaatactgctgtcagggcctcctggatccatgtGGCTCccccagctaggtcttctgatgagcaagagtcccccaaacagggtctagattctgttcttgcttgccaatcccccCTGGattcttccagggcttgtgggttggcttgaagcgtctggatctgccaccctgttacatcctgtgagggcgttgtgggtattcgctccagagaggtccattccatgactatcagttcatgatctgaaccagttgggtggtcttggtcaatcacccatgtttccagaggccccatactaaccgtggttagagccaagtcgataattgagatccctggagttcttttcggtcgagtggaaactcctagctcattgttgatgtagagacctgcttcgtctatcaagttctctagcggtctggcgttcacacgggctcttgctagagggttccatagtgggctatgggcgttgaaatctcccacaagcaggcatcttccctcaaggacttggtcccattgcacatcctctagtgctcttctctgtctctcattccccccatgccaacaatggccgattcctaaccaattgtcatagcagttgattatcctggttcttcgtgctttttcccgggcccgatttaactcccatacatccattaccatgagatatgggtgatcaaggagatctgttcgggcctccacaatcatttcattcaatatatcccgccggattgctactgccactcgccggtctcgaagagatcctgcttctggccaatatatctgatatcctccatgtcggaactccatatcaatatatggttcctgtaggcatgctagtcccacccctagctccagtcctgcctccaaagccgcaacagtgactgcataagtcttgcggcaattatgttggagtagtcgcattagtgggccattgactgccctggggtgtcggtgcccctcatctcagtGTCCTCTTGGCCTGTTATCAAGCTGGGCCCCAGATATCGTtgggtctgggggctgttaggagctgagctgctccgtggtcgtgattggtgctggtttcggttgaccacactgaaagcgaatcctggtgagctcagaatagctggttccacactggtcatttgctgaggtctctcagccagttgggatatgtccttagactccacagttctctttctcagttccttcctcactgctcgcttggctgggcaattccctactgttgcggggtgtgggcctccacaggtgccacatttggccgggatgtgtttacaggcggttcctggtttggctgggcagtctaccacccggcagacatgttcagtgccctcatggggccccgcgcatataaagcagcacggtgggtggtcaccacaggccttgaagcttcggtggcctagctggcagcacctggggcagactgtatccactcctgtttcccagtattgctccgtcttatatcgggaccccccaaagcgaatgccgttgataagaagccttcgagcctcctctagtgagccaactgtaataacaatagttgagcacttttggttgctggtgtgtagctcttttgagctccggagccatgttgggttcctcttcagctggtattcagtccccagctcaatctcttcacgggccagaaccaggccacaggtgagataacgtttaattgggaccccatggaccttgacacggtaccattgctcaggtagctcgactgatatcactgctggatccgcctgccgagctgcagtgaccaataggtctttatagtcaggtaggagcatagagcctagggtacctttctccaaaaggattgtgatcgctccagtgttggtatatcctgcgtccactacccggatgaatgctgggaagtgtgcctttgctactgctcggttgatggccagaatgatatcctctctctctgatcttggggcagccttgcctccctcccGGCGAAATAGGAATCTCCGGGGCGTCACATACTGAAGCGGATTAAAGACTGGATTCCGACCCATGGCACAAAATAAGGGACAATAGAGGTTACTTTTGCGGAGATTATCTCTCGTTTATCTCTCGCGCGCCACCTGGGCGCATTTATACCCCGAGGCTGAATCGGTCGACACTAGCGCCTGTCTAGCTGAGAAATCGCAAGAAATACCCGCTTTGAACAGATCTTCAACGCTATTCCCAGCCCGGACGGCTTGGTGAGGGGAAAGAGTCTATATGGCATCGCAGGATAAGAATTGCCATAGGGCGACCCTCATCTCCTACATGACTTGGCAGGGAACTATGGTTTACCGTAGGGCACCCGACATCGAAAGCAGCAGAGCGATGCACGATCTCGTCACATGACCAAAAGCCATGGTTCTACGAGTGTGAAGTGGATAACTCGGAGGAATTAGGGAGTCGATAttccggactgcacgagacCTTTTATGGAAGAGAATCTTTAATTATTGAAAGGAGTGACATTGGCCATCTAACGCCACGAGatgagtgcttgagtgcttgactatctatcATCAAATCGCAGTTGCTATATGAAGGATCTTTCGGCGTCGCCTATCGGGCCTACCATTTATCCATCCGGTTCTCGAGTGAAATGGGGCCGGAGCGCGGAGGAGTTGATTATCCGCGACTAGCGAGGCCTAGTTTCAATGAAAGGAAATTCTCACCTATACGCATGTACACAAGTGCTTCTAGAGTGCTTGTCTATATAAATGTTGTTCATGAGGTAGAACGAAGTACTTTTTAATTGCTTTTGAAGTACTTGCTGGTCAGTTCCAGATTTAATACTCACGGCGacaacaacatggaccaaggTGTAaggggctaggcccgaaagctATTGTTTAGCTATATACAAAAAGGATTCGatggagaaagaaagaaggagagagggagaTGCTAGTATATAAAGGCTCGCGTAAATGTATGCCCGACGCGTCGGAGGCGTCCAACAGAGTTGTCACGTGCTTGCGAGGACCTGTTCCGTATCCTATCACAAGTgctggatggtatggacactggggtgcttggaagcaggagtccacccgcggccatctctgcctccccaggcatgaagtttt is from Aspergillus chevalieri M1 DNA, chromosome 8, nearly complete sequence and encodes:
- a CDS encoding GMC family oxidoreductase (CAZy:AA3;~COG:E;~EggNog:ENOG410PHR2;~InterPro:IPR012132,IPR036188,IPR000172,IPR007867;~PFAM:PF05199,PF00732;~go_function: GO:0016614 - oxidoreductase activity, acting on CH-OH group of donors [Evidence IEA];~go_function: GO:0050660 - flavin adenine dinucleotide binding [Evidence IEA];~go_process: GO:0055114 - oxidation-reduction process [Evidence IEA]); the encoded protein is MFSKLFHTEHDWDYYTTEQPGVASRRFYWPRGRMLGGSTSMNAMIYHHASKSDFVEWVVRHGCEGWGYDDLQPYFRAMERFTPNAARPAIDAKHRGDKGHWETGYSWLSEIGDKGFLPACKDVGIPLTADINTPEGTLGATRLQTFIDGKGRRSSFATAYLTPEVRKRPNLTIACSAQVTRLLVDRLSGPVPSIIGVELQTKRGGELFEVHAHREVILCGGATNTPQILLLSGIGPEEELNKHGIPIVKVNESVGKNLKDHLVPTPISCKAKPGTTLDYLGNLLHALPALVRWLVLGSGPLTHNAGEAAAFIRSNEHQFPGRNTPKDNTSGSIGPDIEIVGAPMAFIHHGEEPAPPGVNVFTLGCCCLRPQSKGTITLQSKDAFDPPRIDPNYLSDEENNDLKVLLSGLRVCLRIMRSPALAKYLEPVSSDDNPWSYWWPYSSSDIEQISDEDLTKWLKEKAFTLYHPVGTARMGTSPATSVVDTQCRVHGVGRLRVLDASVFPEQISGHPTAPIGAMAYKLSEMIRAGENGRMTANL